One Pseudorasbora parva isolate DD20220531a chromosome 4, ASM2467924v1, whole genome shotgun sequence genomic region harbors:
- the LOC137073855 gene encoding CD209 antigen-like protein A, producing MEIDAIYEYAEEVHGPQTQTHSQDKGQAPKTGGCRCLVVLTVFLGLICVLLLVFVILQIGKIPNLIDTNQELESILKPKDASEQVCYTISNEAMSWSESRQYCRDRGADLIIINTEEKQRFITSLAKENVWIGLTDIENETVFKWVDTSHLNQKFWFTGEPNSIGQEEDCVELFHGIDRVNNWNDLPCFIKRKCICEH from the exons ATGGAGATAGACGCCATTTATGAATATGCTGAGGAAGTGCATGGACCTCAGACACAGACTCACAGCCAGGATAAAGGACAAGCTCCAAAGACAG GAGGATGCAGATGTTTGGTGGTGTTGACGGTGTTTCTCGGGCTCATTTGTGTTCTTCTGCTGGTCTTCGTCATACTGCAGATCGGCAAAATCCCAAATTTAATAGACACAAACCAGGAGTTAGAAAGCATTCTGAAACCAAAGGATGCTTCTGAACAAG TTTGTTATACCATATCCAATGAGGCGATGAGCTGGTCTGAGAGCAGGCAGTACTGCAGGGATCGAGGAGCTGATCTGATCATTATCAACACTGAAGAGAAgcag AGGTTCATAACTTCATTAGCCAAGGAGAACGTGTGGATTGGTTTGACTGACATTGAGAACGAGACGGTCTTTAAATGGGTGGATACTTCACATCTGAATCAAAA GTTTTGGTTCACAGGTGAGCCGAATAGCATTGGACAAGAAGAGGACTGCGTTGAACTGTTTCACGGAATAGACCGTGTGAACAACTGGAATGATCTCCCATGTTTCATCaagagaaaatgtatttgtgagCATTAG
- the LOC137073857 gene encoding C-type lectin domain family 4 member E-like isoform X2, producing MEIDTIYENVKDLHGPQTQTHSQDKGQAPKTRGCRCLVVLTVFLGLICVLLLVFVILQIGKIPNLIDTNQELESILKPKDASEQVCYTISNEAMTWSESRQYCRDRGADLIIINTEEKQRFITSLAKERLWIGLTDIENETVFKWVDTSHLNQKFWDKGEPNSLPRIEDCIELDPERDRVNNWNDLPCLFKIKCICEH from the exons ATGGAGATAGACACcatttatgaaaatgttaagGACTTGCATGGACCTCAGACACAGACTCACAGCCAGGATAAAGGACAAGCTCCAAAAACAA GAGGATGCAGATGTTTGGTGGTGTTGACGGTGTTTCTCGGGCTCATTTGTGTTCTTCTACTGGTCTTCGTCATACTGCAGATCGGCAAAATCCCAAATTTAATAGACACAAACCAGGAGCTAGAAAGCATTCTGAAACCAAAGGATGCTTCTGAACAAG TTTGTTATACCATATCCAATGAGGCGATGACCTGGTCTGAGAGCAGGCAGTACTGCAGGGATCGAGGAGCTGATCTGATCATTATCAACACTGAAGAGAAgcag AGGTTCATAACTTCATTAGCCAAGGAGAGACTGTGGATTGGTTTGACTGACATTGAGAACGAGACGGTCTTTAAATGGGTGGATACTTCACATCTGAATCAAAA GTTTTGGGATAAAGGTGAGCCGAATAGTCTTCCTAGAATAGAGGACTGCATTGAACTGGATCCCGAAAGAGACCGTGTGAACAACTGGAATGATCTCCCATGTTTATTCAAgataaaatgtatttgtgagCATTAG
- the LOC137073857 gene encoding C-type lectin domain family 4 member E-like isoform X1 — protein MEIDGIYEYVEEVHGPQTQTHSQDKGQAPKTEGCRCLVVLTVFLGLICVLLLVLFIWQITAITNLTDTNEKLESILKLRNASEQVCYTISNEAMTWSESRQYCRDRGADLIIIDTEEKQRFITSLAKERLWIGLTDIENEAVFKWVDTSHLNQKFWDKGEPNSLPRIEDCIELDPERDRVNNWNDLPCLFKIKCICEH, from the exons ATGGAGATAGACGGCATTTATGAATATGTTGAGGAAGTGCATGGACCTCAGACACAGACTCACAGCCAGGATAAAGGACAAGCTCCAAAGACAG AAGGATGCAGATGTTTGGTGGTGTTGACGGTGTTTCTCGGGCTCATTTGTGTTCTTCTACTGGTCCTTTTCATATGGCAGATCACCGCCATTACAAACTTAACAGACACAAACGAGAAGTTAGAAAGCATTCTGAAACTGAGGAATGCTTCTGAACAAG TTTGTTATACCATATCCAATGAGGCGATGACCTGGTCTGAGAGCAGGCAGTACTGCAGGGATCGAGGAGCTGATCTGATCATTATCGACACTGAAGAGAAgcag AGGTTCATAACTTCATTAGCCAAGGAGAGACTGTGGATTGGTTTGACTGACATTGAGAATGAGGCGGTCTTTAAATGGGTGGATACTTCACATCTGAATCAAAA GTTTTGGGATAAAGGTGAGCCGAATAGTCTTCCTAGAATAGAGGACTGCATTGAACTGGATCCCGAAAGAGACCGTGTGAACAACTGGAATGATCTCCCATGTTTATTCAAgataaaatgtatttgtgagCATTAG
- the LOC137073857 gene encoding C-type lectin domain family 4 member E-like isoform X4, protein MEIDGIYEYVEEVHGPQTQTHSQDKGQAPKTGCRCLVVLTVFLGLICVLLLVLFIWQITAITNLTDTNEKLESILKLRNASEQVCYTISNEAMTWSESRQYCRDRGADLIIIDTEEKQRFITSLAKERLWIGLTDIENEAVFKWVDTSHLNQKFWDKGEPNSLPRIEDCIELDPERDRVNNWNDLPCLFKIKCICEH, encoded by the exons ATGGAGATAGACGGCATTTATGAATATGTTGAGGAAGTGCATGGACCTCAGACACAGACTCACAGCCAGGATAAAGGACAAGCTCCAAAGACAG GATGCAGATGTTTGGTGGTGTTGACGGTGTTTCTCGGGCTCATTTGTGTTCTTCTACTGGTCCTTTTCATATGGCAGATCACCGCCATTACAAACTTAACAGACACAAACGAGAAGTTAGAAAGCATTCTGAAACTGAGGAATGCTTCTGAACAAG TTTGTTATACCATATCCAATGAGGCGATGACCTGGTCTGAGAGCAGGCAGTACTGCAGGGATCGAGGAGCTGATCTGATCATTATCGACACTGAAGAGAAgcag AGGTTCATAACTTCATTAGCCAAGGAGAGACTGTGGATTGGTTTGACTGACATTGAGAATGAGGCGGTCTTTAAATGGGTGGATACTTCACATCTGAATCAAAA GTTTTGGGATAAAGGTGAGCCGAATAGTCTTCCTAGAATAGAGGACTGCATTGAACTGGATCCCGAAAGAGACCGTGTGAACAACTGGAATGATCTCCCATGTTTATTCAAgataaaatgtatttgtgagCATTAG
- the LOC137073856 gene encoding C-type lectin domain family 4 member E-like, with protein MEIDTIYENVKDLHGPQTQTHSQDKGQAPKTEGCRCLVVLTVFLGLICVLLLVLFIWQITAITNLTDTNEELESILKLRNASEQVCYTISNEAMTWSESRQYCRDRGADLIIINTEEKQTFITSLAKERLWIGLNDIENETVFKWVDTSHLNQKFWGKDEPNSLPRIEDCIELDPERDRVNNWNDLPCLFKIKCIYSGGSHSEAR; from the exons ATGGAGATAGACACcatttatgaaaatgttaagGACTTGCATGGACCTCAGACACAGACTCACAGCCAGGATAAAGGACAAGCTCCAAAGACAG AAGGATGCAGATGTTTGGTGGTGTTGACGGTGTTTCTCGGGCTCATTTGTGTTCTTCTGCTGGTCCTTTTCATATGGCAGATCACCGCCATTACAAACTTAACAGACACAAACGAGGAGTTAGAAAGCATTCTGAAACTGAGGAATGCTTCTGAACAAG TTTGTTATACCATATCCAATGAGGCGATGACCTGGTCTGAGAGCAGGCAGTACTGCAGGGATCGAGGAGCTGATCTGATCATTATCAACACTGAAGAGAAgcag ACGTTCATAACTTCATTAGCCAAGGAGAGACTGTGGATTGGTTTGAATGACATTGAGAACGAGACGGTCTTTAAATGGGTGGATACTTCACATCTGAATCAAAA GTTTTGGGGTAAAGATGAGCCGAATAGTCTTCCTAGAATAGAGGACTGCATTGAACTGGATCCCGAAAGAGACCGTGTGAACAACTGGAATGATCTCCCATGTTTATTCAAgataaaatgtattt ACAGCGGAGGCTCACACAGCGAAGCCAGGTGA
- the LOC137073857 gene encoding C-type lectin domain family 4 member E-like isoform X3, with product MEIDGIYEYVEEVHGPQTQTHSQDKGQAPKTGGCRCLVVLTVFLGLICVLLLVFVILQIGKIPNLIDTNQELESILKPKDASEQVCYTISNEAMTWSESRQYCRDRGADLIIINTEEKQRFITSLAKERLWIGLTDIENETVFKWVDTSHLNQKFWDKGEPNSLPRIEDCIELDPERDRVNNWNDLPCLFKIKCICEH from the exons ATGGAGATAGACGGCATTTATGAATATGTTGAGGAAGTGCATGGACCTCAGACACAGACTCACAGCCAGGATAAAGGACAAGCTCCAAAGACAG GAGGATGCAGATGTTTGGTGGTGTTGACGGTGTTTCTCGGGCTCATTTGTGTTCTTCTACTGGTCTTCGTCATACTGCAGATCGGCAAAATCCCAAATTTAATAGACACAAACCAGGAGCTAGAAAGCATTCTGAAACCAAAGGATGCTTCTGAACAAG TTTGTTATACCATATCCAATGAGGCGATGACCTGGTCTGAGAGCAGGCAGTACTGCAGGGATCGAGGAGCTGATCTGATCATTATCAACACTGAAGAGAAgcag AGGTTCATAACTTCATTAGCCAAGGAGAGACTGTGGATTGGTTTGACTGACATTGAGAACGAGACGGTCTTTAAATGGGTGGATACTTCACATCTGAATCAAAA GTTTTGGGATAAAGGTGAGCCGAATAGTCTTCCTAGAATAGAGGACTGCATTGAACTGGATCCCGAAAGAGACCGTGTGAACAACTGGAATGATCTCCCATGTTTATTCAAgataaaatgtatttgtgagCATTAG